GAAGGCCGGACGCGCCCAACGCGTCGGAAACCTGTTCATAGAGATTGACGCTGCCGAACTGTCGCGGTGAAAGGTTCACCGCCATATGCAAACCCGACCAGCCGCGCCGGACCCATCCGGCCGCCCGATGACAGGCTTCCTGCAACACCCAATCCCCAATCGCCCCGATCAGTCCCGCTTCTTCGGCATAGGGGATGAAACGGTCCGGTGAAACCAGGCCAAAGGTATCGCTCCGCCAACGCAACAGCGCTTCGACGCCCACCACCCTACCCGTACGCAATTCAACCTGCGGCTGATAGAGCAGCGTGAACTCGTCGCGCTGGAGCGCACGGCGCAATCCCTCGCCAAGGTCGAGCAAGCCCTGTGCCTCGCTGGTCAGCGACGCACTGTAGAAGCGAAAGCGCGCCCGCCCCTCGCGTTTGGCCAACCCCAACGCCGCATCGGCGTGCTTGAGCAGCGTGGCGCCGTCGTCGCCATCGTGCGGCCAGGTGCTAATGCCGATGCTGGCACTGACGAAGATGTTCCTGCCCTGCCATGCAAAACCTTTGGCGATGACTCGCTGCATGCGTTCAGCAGCAGCCGTGATGGCGGTGGTATCCAGTGTCCCAAGCAAGGTAACAGCAAGGATGTCGCCATCGAGCCGCGCCACGGTGTGCGTCTGCTCGATACCGGAAAGACGATCCGCCATGTCTTTGATCAACTGATCGCCCACCTCATGTCCCACGCTTTCATTGACGCGCTTGAAATGGTCCAGGCCGATCAGGAACAGCGCCAGGCGCGCCCCCTCTCTCTGCCTGATCGCATGATCGATGCGGTCAACGAGCAGCGCACGGTTGGGCAATCGCGTGAGCGGATCGTGGTAGGCGAGAAAACCCAGGTCCTTGGTGCGGCGCTCCACCGCTCGGCGCAGGGCGAGCACCCAGATGGCAAGCGCAATACCCGCCGCGCCTGCAACAGCTAGCGCATAGGCGAAGATCTGCGTGTACGGTGTGAAGTTGACGGGATTCCCCATCCATTTGCGCCGAAGCGCGTCGCGCTCTTCGCTGGTGATGAGCCGCATGCCGTTGTCGACCAGCGCAAGGGTGGCAAGATTGCCCTTGCGTACGCCCCGATGGAACTCGCTCGAATAGAACTCGAATGCGTGGCTGAAATCCGCACCCGCGCTATTTTTGTAGAGGTAGTAGTTGGCGGGATAGTCATCCATGCACAGGATACGGACGTCGCGCTGGTGCACGGCGTCGATCATCGCGTTGTAATCGCGATACAGCTTTAGTGCGGTGATCCCATGCTGCTTCAGGTGCTCAATACAGGCGTCGCCACGCTCCACGCCGACCTCGAAGCCGCGTAGTGCATCCACGTCGTCAATACCGGAGATGGACGTATCGACATAGATGCCCACGGTCACCTTCGCGTAGGGCGCGGAGAAGTCATAGAGCGGCTCCCGTTCCGGCGTCCGGAACAGCATATCGATCACGTCGGCCTGCCCGTCCAACAGCATGTGCTGGGCATTGGCCCAATCCGTTGGAACAAGTTCCACGTGGATGCCGGTCTTCTGCTCCCACAGCTTCCATTCGTCCACCAGGTAACCGCGGGGCTGATGGTCGGGCCCGATGAACAGATAGGGCGGGTAGTTGTTGTCGCTGACGACACGAAGCGTTGCCGGCGCTGCGTGCAAGGCAGCGACCGCCACGACTGCCAACAGAAGTGCCAGCCACGCTCTAAGCACTCATTCGCCCTCTTGTCGCAAGCTGACACCCGCTTGCTCCCTGCGGCTGCCAGGCCATGCCTGATTTGGTCCGGGCCTGTCCTAGTGGCATGTGCGACAGGTCACGGAGGCTATCGACGAGTACCGCCGCGTCGAGGCTAATCCTTTGACCCGTGAATGCCGCATGTATGAAGCGGGGCCACCATGGTCGGCCCTGCTCGCCCCCTGACGCCTGTCTTTGCGTATCGGCGGTTCCTGTCGATTATTGAGTGTCCGCCTCGATCACACGGCGGGGCGGCGGCGTCACTTGCATAGGGAAAAAGAAAACCGCCCCATCCAAACGGATGGGGCGGTTTCAGTACGGCTTGCGAAGCGTGGCTCTTCCTGGGGGAAGGCCCACGCTATACATCAGGCCAGATCGAAGCGGTCGAGGTTCATCACCTTGACCCAGGCGGCGACGAAGTCGCGGACGAACTTGTCTTTGCCGTCCACACTTGCGTAGACCTCGCCCAGGGAACGCAACTGCGCGTTCGCACCGAACACCAGGTCCACCCGCGTGGCGGTCCACTTCTTCTTGCCGCTCTTGCGGTCGACACCTTCGAACACTTCACGCGACACCGGCTTCCACTCGGTACCCATGTCGAGCAAGTGGCGGAAGAAGTCGTTGGTCAGCGTCTCCGGCTTGTCGGTCAGCACGCCATGCGCTTCCTTGCCGGTGTGTGCATTCAGCACGCGCAGGCCACCGACGAGCACCGTCATCTCCGGCGCGGTCAGGCTCAACAGTTGCGCCTTGTCGACCAGCAACACTTCACCGGGGACGCTGAACTCGCCCTTCAAGAAGTTGCGGAAGCCGTCGGCGACAGGCTCCAGCATGCCGATGGACTCCACGTCGGTCTGTGCCTGCGAGGCATCCATACGGCCCGGCGCGAACGGCACGCTAACGTTGTGGCCTGCGTTCTTCGCTGCCTGCTCGACACTCGCACTACCGGCCAGCACGATCAGGTCCGCCAGCGAGATCTTCTTGCCGCCGGATGCTGACTTGTTGAAGTCGTTCTGGATGCCTTCCAGCACCTTCAGCGCCTTGGCGAGTTCATCGGGCTCATTGACCTTCCAGTCCTTCTGCGGCGCGAGGCGAATGCGTGCGCCGTTGGCGCCGCCACGCTTGTCGCCACCACGGAAGGTGGATGCCGAAGCCCACGCCGTCTTCACTAGCTGTGCCACCGAGAGACCCGAAGAAAGGATCTTCTGCTTGAGCGAGGCCACGTCCTTGTCGTCCACCAACGGATGGTCGACCGCTGGGATGGGGTCCTGCCAGATCAGTTGTTCCTTCGGTACTTCCGGACCGAGGTAACGCGCGCGCGGCCCCATGTCGCGATGGGTCAGCTTGAACCACGCACGTGCGAAGGCATCGGCGAACTGGTCGGGATGCTCCATGAAGTTACGCGAGATCTTTTCGAAACCCGGATCGACGCGCAGCGAAAGATCGGTGGTCAACATGGTCGGCCGCTGCTTCTTCGACGGATCGAATGCGTGCGGAATGGTCGCTTCGCCACCCTTGGCGACCCATTGGTTGGCGCCAGCCGGGCTCTTGGTCAGTTCCCACTCGTGGTTGAACAGGTTCTGGAAGAAGCCCATGCCCCACTTCGTGGGCGTGCTGGTCCAGGTGACTTCCAGACCACTGGTGATAGCGTCGGCGCCGACGCCGGTGCCGAAGCTGCTCTTCCAGCCGATGCCCTGAAGCTCGATGCCGGCAGCTTCCGGTTCCGGCCCCACGTGAGTGGCGGGGCCCGCGCCGTGCGTCTTGCCGAAGGTGTGGCCACCGGCGATCAGCGCCACGGTTTCCTCGTCGCTCATGGCCATGCGGCCGAAGGTGTCGCGGATGTCCTTTGCTGCGGCGAGCGGATCAGGATGACCATCCGGACCTTCCGGATTCACATAGATCAGGCCCATCTGCACGGCGGCCAGCGGGTTCTCCAGGTTGCGCCCCTTGTCGGTGCGACTGGTCTCGCTGCCATGCAATTCTTTCTCGGCAACGACTACGCCTTCCTTCTCATGTCCGGGCGTGCCCTTGCCATAGCGGATATCACCACCCAGCCAGGTGGTTTCCTTGCCCCAGTACACGTCCAGGTCCGGCTCCCAGGTGTCTTCGCGGCCACCGGCGAAACCGAAGGTCTTGAAGCCCATGGTCTCCAGCGCGACGTTGCCGGCGAGGATCATCAGGTCCGCCCAGGAGATCTTCTGGCCGTACTTCTGCTTGATGGGCCACAACAGGCGGCGCGCCTTGTCCAGGCTGACGTTGTCGGGCCAACTGTTCAGCGGAGCGAAGCGCTGCTGACCACGCCCACCGCCGCCACGGCCATCGCCGACGCGATAGGTACCGGCGCTGTGCCAGGCCATGCGGATGAACAAGCCGCCGTAATGACCGAAGTCAGCAGGCCACCAATCCTGCGAGTCGGTCATCAATGCGGCCAGGTCTTTCTTCAGGCCGGCGTAATCGAGGCTCTTGAATGCCTCGGCGTAATTGAACTTCTGATCCAGCGGGTTGGTTCGGCTGGAGTGCTGGGCCAGCAGGTCGAGCCTTAACTGGTTGGGCCACCAGTCCCGGTTGGTCGTACCGCTGCCGGCAGCGTGGGGAAACGGGCACTTTGCTTCGTTGGACATGCGCTTTCTCCTTGGGAGACTTGATCCACTACGGGTACGACGATGGCTTGAGGGTTCCATGACACACCGACGTTACCGCCGGACCATCTGCAGGCGACCCATACCGCGATGCGCCGCAAGCGGACATCGGTGGGGTACTGGTCGTATTCGATGGCGAATGTCGTGGCGTGCATGGGACCCGTGTGGCTCGCATCGACAAACCTTTCCTTACGGAATGTACGCAAGGGCGGTGGGCAAGAGAATTTGATTCTTGCAATGCCTGTGATAGACGGGGGCTATGACATCGCGTGTATCGCCGCCCTGCCAGATGGACAACGCGGCGGCCTTTTCCAAAGCCTTCACAACACGCACACATGCCTTCGACAAAGCGCACCTATTACGTCAACCGGGGTGAAGGCTGCGTGGTGCGTGTTGAGCGGCGGCTATCAGGCCGATAACCAATGCGCAGGCGCCCCGCCCGGCCGTAGCTCTGTCGCCATGCGCTTGAGCCTGCGGCGCAACCCGGGCGAGCCGCACAGCAGGTAATGGGAGTCGTCTGTCAGGTTGCACAGGGCCTGGACCTGGAACTTGCCCTGCTCACGGTTACCGATCGCAAGGATGCGGTCACCGTTTTGGAGGAACAGCCGATCAGGCCAGCGGGCAGACAAGTACAAGGTGATCGCCGGCTCACTCAGGTCGATCTCGATGTCGTTGAAGTAGCGGGTGCCCCGATAGGGCACGCCATCCACCAGGCCCATCTCGCGATCGACGCCGATGGTGTGGTCGCGCACTTTCGTGATCACGCCGATAACGCTGTCCAGTTCAGCCGCCATGCGCACGTGCCCCAACTATAGACTGGTAATCCCGATGGGCACGGAAACGGGCCGGGCGAAGCATCCGCACGACCTCCGCCAGGCCAAACAGCGCCATGGCCACACAAAGAAGCGTGATGACCATCACCACGAGGATCACGGGCAGTGACATGACAAACGCGCTCGTCGGCCATTGATTGACCCACGACCAACCGAAATACATCGCCGTCACCAGCGCGGCCGCCAGCAGGGCAATGAGCATGAATATGCCTATCCGCTTCAGTGGCTCGATGGGCTCCAGTGCCTCGCCGGAATCGTGCAGACGAAGCCAGAACAGGCGATGGCGCCCGTTGGCGACAAAGGGGGCCGCGGTTACCCGCACGGGTAACTGCGCATGGCGCAACACTGCGCCCGCGCGCTTGCTGTCATTGAAATCACTGGCTTGGCAGAAATACCAACGTCCATCGATGCGCAGGCGATACAACCTTTCCTGCTCACCCGAACGTCCCCGCACGAGATTGCCTTCGAGGCGTTCGAGCTGCCCTTCCATGATGCGCTGTGTGCCGTCCTTGTTCATCCACCACTCGTCCCTGACCTGCCTCAACCGGGATCATGCTAATGGGATCCAGCTGAATCCGCTCAGTGTGTTGGAGCTCGTTTACGATCGTGCTTGAGCGCCGTTTTTCCTCAGCGTCATTCCGGCGCAGGCCGGAATCCAGTGGCCTCCACGTCCGGTCTTCGCGAAGGGTTTCACGGCATATGGCCGACTGTGGCGACCATCCAGCGTAATCGCTACTGGATTCCGGCCTGCGCCGGAATGACGCTGAGGGGATCGAGCCACACGGAGATTGTAAACAGGCCCTTGGTCAACATCAGCGATCACTCATCATCACACCGGCCGTCTGCAAACCCGAATACAGGGCCGCAGGCACGCCAAAGCCGGGGAACGTGGTCTGGCCGGCGAGATACAAACCCGACAGCGGCGTGCGATGCGCAAAGTAAGCATTCGGGTTGGCGCCGGGTGCCACGCCATAGAGGGCGCCTTCGTAAAGATGCCGCTCGTGTTCGAATGTCTGCGGATCGAGCGTGCGCACCGTATCGACCTCCAGCGTCGGTAGGAACCCACGCAACGCCGCCAGATGTTTTTCCAGCGCATCCTCCGTCATGGACGGCGTCCATTCGCTGGCGTGCTGGATACCGGACACCGGCGCATACAGTTCGAGCACGCCCTTCCCCTCCGGAGCCAGGCCGGTCAACACCTGGCTGGGCGACGTCCAGGAGAGCCAACGCGGCACTTGCTCCGCGACCTGATGCATCACGCCCTGTTGCCTCATATCCGGCACGTGGTTGACGATGAAGGCGCTGGAGGCCGGCGCGCAGCGGCCACCCAATTGCACGGCGATGGCTCGATGCGACAGCGGCGCACGGCGCGCTGTCCGTTGCATGGCGCGTGGAACAGCGTCCGGCGACAGCAACCGATTGACCACGCTAAATCCCGCGCAGGTCGCGACGACCTCCTGCGCGGGAAGATGTTCGCCATTCGCCAACACCACGCCACTCACGCGCCCGCCCGACACGTCGATGCGCGTGACCTCGCAACCACAACGCACCGGTACACCCGCCGTTTGCAGCGCGCGATGCAACGCATCGGTGATGGCCCCCATACCGCCTCGCGGCAGATGAAACCCTTCTTCCAGCAAGGCCAGCAGACCGATCAACTGGGACGCCGGCAATCGATCCGGCGGCGTGCCGGTGTAGAGCAGGATGGAGGCTACCGCCGCCTGCAATGCAGGATCAGGAAAATAACCAGCGATGGCACGGTCCACCCGGCCGCCAAGCCGCGGAAGATAGCGCCAAAGCTGGCCAAGCGTTCGCGGCAACGAAGGCTCGAACGGCAGGACACCATCGAGCAGACGGCGATAGATGGGACGCCAGTCGAGCTGCAGCTTGCGCAGGCCTTCACGCAGTAGCGCAGTGCGAGCTGCCGCATCATCACCCTCGACACGCGCCGTCTCGATGCTGCCCAGATGTACGATGGTGCCATCGTCCAGATGCGTTTCGTGCGGATGATCAATGGCGACGAGCGGCACCTCCACATCGAAGTTCAGCCCAAGCTCCCCGAACGCCCGTCGTAGCAGCGAAGGCACCGCCACATAGACCGCACCATTGTTGAACGTGTAGCCATCCATCCGGGTGGTTGAGCAACAGCCACCAGGCTGATCCGAAGCTTCCAGCACCATCACTTCCCGGCCCGCGCGGGCCAACGCTAGAGCGGCAGAAAGGCCGGATAGGCCCGCGCCAATCACGATGATGGGAGCGTTGCTACGTGGCATAGCGGAATCTCGCAAATGTAGGGTCAAGGGACAGCCTGCGGGATCGGCCGGCCGCCGTGCCCGCGGCACCGTGATATCCTGTCGCCAATCAAAATTGAACAATGATCAATTTTGAACATTGTTCAATATCAAGGCCAACATGTCCACACCCAGCCACCCGCCACGCAAACGTGAACGCACCCGCGATCATCTCGGTACGGTGGCATGGGCGCTGTTCGAGCAGTTCGGTTACGAAGCCGTCACCATGGAACAGATCGCTGCCGAGGCGGGCGTGGCGCGTGGCACGCTGTATAACCACTTCCCCGTGAAGGA
This genomic window from Dyella terrae contains:
- a CDS encoding putative bifunctional diguanylate cyclase/phosphodiesterase, which encodes MAVAALHAAPATLRVVSDNNYPPYLFIGPDHQPRGYLVDEWKLWEQKTGIHVELVPTDWANAQHMLLDGQADVIDMLFRTPEREPLYDFSAPYAKVTVGIYVDTSISGIDDVDALRGFEVGVERGDACIEHLKQHGITALKLYRDYNAMIDAVHQRDVRILCMDDYPANYYLYKNSAGADFSHAFEFYSSEFHRGVRKGNLATLALVDNGMRLITSEERDALRRKWMGNPVNFTPYTQIFAYALAVAGAAGIALAIWVLALRRAVERRTKDLGFLAYHDPLTRLPNRALLVDRIDHAIRQREGARLALFLIGLDHFKRVNESVGHEVGDQLIKDMADRLSGIEQTHTVARLDGDILAVTLLGTLDTTAITAAAERMQRVIAKGFAWQGRNIFVSASIGISTWPHDGDDGATLLKHADAALGLAKREGRARFRFYSASLTSEAQGLLDLGEGLRRALQRDEFTLLYQPQVELRTGRVVGVEALLRWRSDTFGLVSPDRFIPYAEEAGLIGAIGDWVLQEACHRAAGWVRRGWSGLHMAVNLSPRQFGSVNLYEQVSDALGASGLPPQLLELEITEGSLLQHGPAVSDVLSRLRALGLSFAIDDFGTGYSSLAYLNRFPIQILKIDRSFLIGLPDDARAITLTSTIVAMARNMNMRVLAEGVENVAQWDFLRDAGCDCAQGWYIGPPMTVEQFETWMSRGAPFPPGDDFHPDTPGTSTP
- the katG gene encoding catalase/peroxidase HPI produces the protein MSNEAKCPFPHAAGSGTTNRDWWPNQLRLDLLAQHSSRTNPLDQKFNYAEAFKSLDYAGLKKDLAALMTDSQDWWPADFGHYGGLFIRMAWHSAGTYRVGDGRGGGGRGQQRFAPLNSWPDNVSLDKARRLLWPIKQKYGQKISWADLMILAGNVALETMGFKTFGFAGGREDTWEPDLDVYWGKETTWLGGDIRYGKGTPGHEKEGVVVAEKELHGSETSRTDKGRNLENPLAAVQMGLIYVNPEGPDGHPDPLAAAKDIRDTFGRMAMSDEETVALIAGGHTFGKTHGAGPATHVGPEPEAAGIELQGIGWKSSFGTGVGADAITSGLEVTWTSTPTKWGMGFFQNLFNHEWELTKSPAGANQWVAKGGEATIPHAFDPSKKQRPTMLTTDLSLRVDPGFEKISRNFMEHPDQFADAFARAWFKLTHRDMGPRARYLGPEVPKEQLIWQDPIPAVDHPLVDDKDVASLKQKILSSGLSVAQLVKTAWASASTFRGGDKRGGANGARIRLAPQKDWKVNEPDELAKALKVLEGIQNDFNKSASGGKKISLADLIVLAGSASVEQAAKNAGHNVSVPFAPGRMDASQAQTDVESIGMLEPVADGFRNFLKGEFSVPGEVLLVDKAQLLSLTAPEMTVLVGGLRVLNAHTGKEAHGVLTDKPETLTNDFFRHLLDMGTEWKPVSREVFEGVDRKSGKKKWTATRVDLVFGANAQLRSLGEVYASVDGKDKFVRDFVAAWVKVMNLDRFDLA
- a CDS encoding phytoene desaturase family protein, with protein sequence MPRSNAPIIVIGAGLSGLSAALALARAGREVMVLEASDQPGGCCSTTRMDGYTFNNGAVYVAVPSLLRRAFGELGLNFDVEVPLVAIDHPHETHLDDGTIVHLGSIETARVEGDDAAARTALLREGLRKLQLDWRPIYRRLLDGVLPFEPSLPRTLGQLWRYLPRLGGRVDRAIAGYFPDPALQAAVASILLYTGTPPDRLPASQLIGLLALLEEGFHLPRGGMGAITDALHRALQTAGVPVRCGCEVTRIDVSGGRVSGVVLANGEHLPAQEVVATCAGFSVVNRLLSPDAVPRAMQRTARRAPLSHRAIAVQLGGRCAPASSAFIVNHVPDMRQQGVMHQVAEQVPRWLSWTSPSQVLTGLAPEGKGVLELYAPVSGIQHASEWTPSMTEDALEKHLAALRGFLPTLEVDTVRTLDPQTFEHERHLYEGALYGVAPGANPNAYFAHRTPLSGLYLAGQTTFPGFGVPAALYSGLQTAGVMMSDR